In one window of Bemisia tabaci chromosome 6, PGI_BMITA_v3 DNA:
- the LOC140224764 gene encoding uncharacterized protein — protein sequence MNHKPLTYSMVDLDPFYFDGMVHDVCASVLVVPFLLALTQVATSRNCRLYPISEDVHFIKDPFSSLDTLTHLEHLEFGLKYGVDLHVTGTGLGNLANLRDFDTSPTIESCQLTFRLPRKGYVPQDVVPFYSFSLTVWIFIIVTLLILALVHYTLVITHMSIFYRSDTEESTLGHELFPTLMTIYRYTLGIGQPRLILVELMVGKIVFLIIVFLMMVLITLFQSGMFSLLSSRVRFRDIDTFKEIEESDFVVQSSGIEIDAQFLGDESEFGWIRHKLTDSFKFICEQHYRPVLFVVDDDDPWLNQTLIDTDDKNVVMREVDTMLKSDAFLTRMTTKYTELHDLVYMDHATKKVYEFHIARERLLSYPFMYFMPRNGFYHEVVNDILFRRMEMGILHQEAAHFTPMDFSKYRARENNDEARPFTLTDLRLAFFLLVIGWVSSAFCFIIELL from the coding sequence ATGAATCATAAACCACTTACCTATTCCATGGTAGATCTCGACCCATTTTATTTCGACGGGATGGTGCATGACGTTTGCGCATCAGTCCTCGTTGTACCTTTCCTACTTGCACTTACGCAAGTAGCCACAAGTCGTAACTGCCGCTTGTATCCAATTTCAGAAGACGTCCATTTTATAAAGGATCCATTTTCTTCACTCGACACTTTAACCCACCTCGAACACCTAGAATTCGGGCTAAAGTATGGGGTGGATTTACACGTCACTGGAACCGGACTCGGTAATCTAGCAAATCTGCGAGACTTCGATACCTCTCCGACTATAGAATCGTGTCAACTTACATTTAGACTCCCGCGCAAAGGCTACGTGCCTCAAGATGTGGTTCCATTCTACAGCTTCTCACTCACAGTTTGGATATTCATCATTGTGACTCTCCTCATCCTCGCTCTGGTCCATTACACTCTCGTGATAACGCATATGAGCATTTTCTACCGTTCAGACACCGAAGAGAGCACGTTGGGCCACGAGTTATTTCCAACCCTCATGACGATCTACAGATATACTCTGGGGATTGGTCAGCCCCGGTTGATTCTGGTTGAGTTGATGGtgggaaaaatagttttcctcaTCATCGTATTCTTGATGATGGTTCTTATCACTCTTTTCCAGAGCGGAATGTTCAGTTTGTTGAGTTCACGGGTGCGCTTTAGGGATATTGACACGTTCAAGGAAATTGAAGAATCCGACTTTGTGGTGCAGTCTAGCGGCATTGAAATCGACGCGCAGTTTCTTGGTGATGAGTCGGAATTCGGTTGGATTAGACATAAACTAACCGACAGTTTCAAGTTTATATGCGAACAACATTATAGGCCTGTCCTCTTTGttgttgatgatgatgatccATGGTTGAATCAAACACTGATTGATACCGACGACAAAAATGTAGTCATGAGAGAGGTTGACACTATGCTGAAATCCGATGCATTCCTCACGAGGATGACCACAAAGTATACCGAATTGCACGACTTGGTGTACATGGATCACGCAACAAAAAAAGTGTACGAATTCCACATTGCGCGTGAACGTCTTTTGAGCTACCCGTTCATGTATTTCATGCCACGGAATGGGTTCTACCACGAGGTTGTGAATGATATATTATTCCGTAGGATGGAGATGGGCATTTTACACCAGGAAGCTGCACACTTTACGCCAATGGATTTTAGTAAATATCGAGCGAGGGAAAATAACGATGAGGCTAGACCTTTCACTTTGACTGATCTGAGGCTTGCGTTTTTCTTGCTCGTTATTGGATGGGTTTCAAGTGCCTTCTGCTTTATTATAGAACTACTTTGA